The following coding sequences lie in one Betaproteobacteria bacterium genomic window:
- a CDS encoding peptidyl-prolyl cis-trans isomerase — MKSALWGLSLFAVAVAGIAQDKLPAGVVARMGDAEIKVEELKAILDGATPEAKAQLTQSPAELNRIIRAELLRKALAVEARTKGWEKRPEVISQMERAREQVLVSSYMNSVARPPESYPSESEIRAAYDQNPTAFMVPKQFKLAQIFVLAPAETDKAAFAKAQAKIADLAEKAKKRGADFAALAKASSEHSESASKGGEMGWVADQSLIPELRDPVSAMKKGDVSGPIKTAQGWHVIRLEDVREKGARPLTEVRDQISNALRLRRAQETEQAYLTFMTNKTPVNINEAELTKLQGTK; from the coding sequence ATGAAGTCTGCTTTGTGGGGCTTGAGCCTTTTCGCAGTGGCCGTGGCAGGTATCGCCCAGGACAAGCTGCCTGCAGGTGTCGTCGCCCGCATGGGTGATGCGGAAATCAAGGTCGAGGAACTGAAGGCCATTCTCGACGGCGCCACGCCGGAGGCCAAGGCCCAGTTGACCCAGTCGCCGGCCGAACTCAACCGGATCATCCGTGCCGAACTCCTGCGCAAGGCCCTGGCCGTGGAGGCTCGCACCAAAGGCTGGGAAAAGCGGCCCGAGGTGATCTCCCAGATGGAACGGGCACGCGAGCAGGTGCTGGTGTCCAGCTACATGAACAGCGTGGCGCGTCCTCCGGAGAGCTATCCCTCCGAATCCGAGATTCGCGCCGCCTACGACCAGAATCCCACTGCGTTCATGGTGCCCAAGCAGTTCAAGCTCGCGCAGATTTTCGTGCTCGCACCTGCGGAAACCGACAAGGCTGCGTTCGCCAAGGCCCAGGCCAAGATCGCGGATCTCGCCGAGAAGGCCAAGAAGCGCGGGGCCGATTTCGCCGCACTGGCCAAGGCTTCCTCGGAACATTCCGAAAGCGCCAGCAAGGGCGGGGAGATGGGCTGGGTTGCCGACCAGAGCCTCATACCGGAACTGCGAGATCCCGTTTCCGCGATGAAGAAGGGCGACGTGAGCGGACCCATCAAGACTGCCCAGGGCTGGCACGTGATCCGGCTGGAGGATGTCCGCGAGAAGGGTGCGCGGCCGCTGACCGAAGTGCGCGATCAGATCTCCAACGCGCTGCGGCTGCGCCGCGCGCAGGAAACCGAGCAGGCCTATCTCACGTTCATGACGAACAAGACGCCCGTCAACATTAACGAGGCGGAACTCACGAAGCTGCAGGGGACGAAGTAG
- a CDS encoding mannose-1-phosphate guanylyltransferase/mannose-6-phosphate isomerase — MKIHPVVLCGGSGTRLWPLSRSAYPKQFLRLASEHTMLQETLKRLDGFGDVAAPVVICNEEHRFLVAEQLRSIGAKPELLLLEPMGRNTAPAVAAAAIALAKKDPKALMLVLPSDHVIKDIPSFHRAIRLAATAAGSGMLTTFGIIPDAPETGYGYINRGETVPRLESTFAIQRFVEKPDAPTAQKMIESGDYYWNSGMFMLEAGSFLEELNTHAPAIVTAVRKSMEAAKIDLDFCRLDKESFAACPSISLDYAVMEKTRKGAVVPVNMGWSDVGSWDALWEIQDKTPEGNVFDGDVVASNVKNTFIKAEQRMVAAVGVEELVIVETADAVLVASHKASQDVKVLVDKLKSEGRSEHVFHRKVFRPWGAYEGIDAGGRYQVKRLTVNPGQKLSLQLHHHRAEHWIVVSGTAKVQRGDEEILLTENQSTYIPLGSKHRLENPGLVPLQLIEVQSGSYLGEDDIVRFEDVYNR; from the coding sequence ATGAAAATTCATCCAGTTGTTCTTTGCGGCGGCTCAGGCACCCGCCTCTGGCCCCTGTCGCGCAGCGCCTATCCCAAACAATTCCTGCGGCTGGCATCGGAGCACACGATGCTGCAGGAGACGCTCAAGCGGCTCGACGGCTTCGGCGACGTGGCCGCCCCGGTCGTGATCTGCAACGAAGAGCACCGGTTCCTGGTCGCGGAACAGTTGCGGTCCATCGGCGCGAAACCGGAACTGCTGTTGCTCGAACCGATGGGCCGCAATACCGCCCCTGCCGTCGCGGCGGCTGCGATCGCACTGGCGAAGAAGGATCCCAAGGCGCTCATGCTGGTGCTGCCCTCCGACCACGTCATCAAGGACATTCCGTCGTTCCACCGCGCGATCCGCCTCGCCGCCACTGCGGCCGGCAGCGGAATGCTCACCACCTTCGGCATCATTCCGGACGCGCCGGAGACGGGCTACGGCTACATCAACCGCGGGGAAACCGTCCCGCGGCTGGAAAGCACGTTCGCGATCCAGCGCTTCGTGGAGAAGCCGGATGCCCCGACGGCGCAGAAGATGATCGAGTCGGGCGACTACTACTGGAACAGCGGCATGTTCATGCTCGAGGCCGGTTCCTTCCTCGAAGAGCTGAACACCCATGCGCCTGCCATCGTGACGGCAGTGCGCAAGTCGATGGAGGCGGCAAAGATCGATCTCGACTTCTGCCGGCTCGACAAGGAGTCCTTCGCCGCCTGCCCCTCCATCTCTCTGGACTACGCAGTCATGGAGAAGACGCGCAAGGGCGCGGTGGTCCCGGTGAACATGGGCTGGAGCGACGTGGGGTCGTGGGATGCGCTCTGGGAGATCCAGGACAAGACGCCCGAAGGCAACGTCTTCGACGGCGACGTGGTGGCCTCCAACGTCAAGAACACGTTCATCAAGGCCGAGCAGCGGATGGTCGCAGCGGTGGGCGTGGAGGAACTCGTGATCGTGGAGACGGCCGACGCCGTGCTGGTGGCTAGCCACAAGGCGTCGCAGGACGTGAAGGTGCTGGTGGACAAGCTGAAGTCGGAAGGCCGCAGCGAACACGTGTTCCACCGCAAGGTATTCCGCCCCTGGGGTGCGTACGAAGGCATCGACGCAGGCGGCCGCTACCAGGTGAAGCGGCTCACGGTGAATCCGGGGCAGAAGCTGTCGCTGCAACTCCACCATCACCGTGCGGAACACTGGATCGTCGTGAGCGGTACCGCCAAGGTCCAGCGCGGTGACGAGGAGATCCTGCTCACCGAGAACCAGTCGACGTACATCCCGCTCGGCTCCAAGCACCGCCTGGAGAATCCCGGACTCGTCCCGCTTCAGCTCATCGAAGTGCAGTCCGGCAGCTATCTGGGCGAGGACGACATCGTGCGGTTCGAGGACGTGTACAACCGGTAG